The Methylosinus sp. PW1 genome includes a region encoding these proteins:
- a CDS encoding chemotaxis protein CheB produces the protein MIVGIGASAGGLEALKTLLPTLPSDSGFVFVIVMHLQASQPSLLAEILLPFSSMPVSQVAEDLEVEPNHVYVIPPGYNLSAIDSHLRLSKIEERREERAPIDHFFETLAKAQGDRCVGVILSGTGADGSFGLRRIKEHGGLTIVQDPKESQFDSMPQNAIATGIVDFVLPLADMQWRIVRFATTRPRIEIAEPPEGAPARDYQLLQSVLAEVRTRTNLDFSKYKRSTVLRRIRRRMQLNQKELLEDYLDFLRGDATEAQLLAEEFLITVTRFFRDAEVYDYLEKEIVPRLFEGKTSSEAIRVWSVGCATGEEAYSVAMLMLEQAGRVTDAPKIEIFASDLHELSLRRAREGEYADSIEAEVSPERLERFFVREDTNYRIRKDVREIVVFANHNLLRDPPFSRLDLIICRNLLIYLQRELQNDVIDLFHYALNPEGLLLLGPSESIDRTALFQPKSKQHGVFVRRNVPAPEPRLPVFPQTLGRVGRFDAPSLRLEPTLSYGALHQKMVERYAPPSLLVDQDFRIVHASEHVGRYLQVPGGELSASVFRLAREELRVELRAALHAAARNGESIHSRPVAIELDGKPTQVVIHVRPSKDAELGSLHLVIFDEYEAFDSAPSVPLGPEAAEARVELDATRERLRAVIEQYETSQEEMRAGNEELQSINEELRSTMEELETSKEELQSMNEELQTVNQENRHKVEELSQLTGDLQNLMAATEIATLFLDRELRILRVTPRARDLFNVRASDSGRPITELRHRVGYGQLQEDALSVLERFVPIQREIQSESGEWYLTRIVPYRSSSDQIQGVVITLVEITQLKDAELTARNSEEKFRALVAASAQAVWSTDAEGKVVEDSPSWREFTGQAPEQMRGMGWVDAVHPDDRDQVATSWQNCISTQTPLNAEFRLRYASGGWRCVHSRIVPLRDGAGKLCGWVGMSADVTDRKAKELAQQEAEVLRGASQRKDEFLAILGHELRNPLAPLRNTMVLFAKLLPDNSELRRIREIAERQVFHLTRLVDELLDVAKISSGQMELTKKRVELRDIVDAAIANVDFTIKEHRHELEVEQSCAALEVEGDDVRLVQIFSNLLDNAAKYTHENGRIRVSLSRDGHDGLVSIKDNGIGLSPESLTRIFDVFSRVEPSGRNHIAGLGLGLTLVRRLAELHGGAVKARSDGLGKGAEFLVTLPLAESAGAVIAVDESPENVPTAGRTILLVDDYRDVLDSMKMLLEMEGHRVSIACDGRSALESAAEQAPDIVLLDVGLPDMDGYELARRLRRLEATSKSLLVATTGFGQSKDYERSAEAGIDYHLVKPIDLDSLRQIIRKSPLRR, from the coding sequence ATGATCGTGGGAATTGGCGCTTCGGCCGGCGGGCTCGAGGCGCTCAAGACTCTGCTGCCCACCCTGCCGAGCGACAGCGGCTTTGTTTTTGTCATTGTCATGCACCTACAGGCTAGCCAACCGAGCCTGCTGGCCGAGATATTGCTGCCCTTTTCCTCGATGCCTGTCTCGCAGGTGGCCGAAGATTTGGAGGTCGAGCCGAACCACGTCTACGTCATCCCGCCGGGCTACAATCTTTCCGCGATCGACAGTCACCTGCGTCTCTCAAAAATCGAGGAGCGTCGTGAAGAGCGGGCGCCGATCGACCATTTCTTCGAAACCTTGGCCAAAGCTCAAGGCGACCGCTGCGTCGGCGTCATTCTGTCGGGAACCGGCGCGGACGGAAGCTTCGGCCTCAGGAGGATCAAGGAGCACGGCGGCCTCACGATCGTGCAGGACCCCAAGGAATCGCAGTTCGATTCCATGCCTCAAAACGCCATTGCGACCGGGATTGTCGATTTTGTGCTGCCGCTCGCGGACATGCAGTGGCGCATAGTGCGCTTCGCGACGACCCGGCCTCGCATTGAAATCGCGGAACCGCCGGAAGGGGCGCCCGCGCGCGATTATCAGCTCTTGCAGAGCGTTCTGGCGGAAGTTCGGACGCGGACCAATTTAGACTTTTCCAAATATAAGAGGTCAACCGTGCTGCGCCGCATTCGGCGGCGCATGCAGTTGAATCAAAAAGAGCTGCTGGAAGATTATCTGGATTTCTTACGTGGTGACGCGACCGAGGCGCAATTGCTGGCCGAGGAGTTCCTGATCACTGTCACGAGGTTCTTCCGCGACGCTGAGGTCTACGACTATCTCGAAAAGGAGATTGTTCCGCGATTGTTCGAGGGCAAGACCAGCTCGGAAGCGATCCGCGTCTGGTCGGTCGGATGCGCGACGGGCGAAGAAGCCTATAGCGTCGCCATGCTGATGCTCGAACAGGCTGGACGAGTGACGGATGCGCCGAAGATCGAGATCTTCGCCAGCGACCTGCATGAGCTCTCGCTGCGCCGGGCGCGAGAAGGAGAATATGCGGACTCGATCGAGGCTGAAGTCTCCCCGGAGCGCCTCGAACGGTTTTTCGTGCGAGAAGACACCAACTACCGCATCCGCAAGGACGTGCGCGAAATCGTGGTATTCGCAAATCATAATCTCCTTCGCGATCCCCCCTTTTCCCGCCTCGACCTGATCATCTGCCGCAATCTCCTGATCTACCTTCAGCGCGAATTGCAAAACGACGTCATCGACCTGTTTCATTATGCGCTCAACCCAGAGGGGTTGCTTCTGCTCGGCCCCTCCGAGTCGATCGATCGGACGGCCTTGTTCCAGCCCAAGAGCAAGCAGCACGGCGTCTTCGTGCGTCGCAACGTGCCCGCGCCGGAGCCCCGATTGCCGGTGTTTCCCCAGACGCTCGGCCGCGTCGGCCGCTTCGATGCCCCGAGCCTGCGTTTGGAGCCCACCCTCAGTTACGGCGCCCTGCACCAGAAAATGGTCGAGCGCTATGCGCCGCCGAGCCTGCTCGTCGATCAGGACTTCCGCATCGTTCACGCCTCTGAGCACGTCGGGCGATATTTGCAGGTTCCTGGAGGCGAACTCTCGGCCAGCGTCTTTCGCCTTGCGCGCGAGGAGCTGCGCGTCGAGCTGCGGGCGGCCTTGCACGCGGCGGCCCGGAATGGCGAGAGCATCCACTCCCGCCCTGTCGCGATCGAGCTGGACGGCAAACCGACGCAAGTCGTCATCCATGTGCGGCCGTCGAAAGACGCCGAGCTGGGTAGTCTGCATCTCGTGATCTTCGATGAATATGAGGCGTTCGACAGCGCGCCGTCCGTTCCTCTCGGGCCCGAGGCGGCCGAGGCGCGGGTGGAGCTGGACGCGACCAGGGAGCGTCTGCGCGCCGTCATCGAGCAATACGAGACCTCACAGGAGGAAATGCGGGCGGGCAATGAGGAGTTGCAGTCCATCAATGAGGAGCTGCGCTCCACGATGGAGGAGCTGGAGACCAGCAAGGAAGAGCTGCAGTCCATGAACGAGGAGCTGCAGACCGTCAATCAAGAGAATCGGCACAAAGTCGAGGAGCTGAGCCAACTCACCGGCGATCTTCAAAACCTGATGGCGGCGACGGAAATCGCCACGTTGTTTCTCGATCGAGAGCTACGAATCCTGCGAGTGACGCCGCGCGCGCGCGATTTGTTCAATGTCCGGGCCAGCGATAGCGGCCGCCCCATCACGGAACTACGCCACCGCGTCGGATACGGCCAGCTCCAAGAGGACGCGCTGTCCGTCCTCGAACGATTTGTGCCGATCCAGCGGGAAATCCAGAGCGAGAGCGGCGAGTGGTATCTGACGCGGATCGTTCCTTACCGGTCGTCTTCCGATCAGATTCAAGGCGTGGTGATCACGCTGGTGGAGATCACGCAGCTGAAGGACGCCGAGCTCACTGCTCGCAACAGCGAAGAGAAATTCCGCGCCCTCGTGGCCGCCTCCGCCCAGGCGGTCTGGTCCACAGACGCCGAGGGCAAAGTCGTCGAGGACTCGCCGAGCTGGCGCGAATTCACGGGACAAGCGCCGGAGCAAATGCGCGGAATGGGTTGGGTCGATGCGGTACACCCAGACGACCGCGACCAAGTCGCGACAAGCTGGCAAAATTGTATCTCGACACAAACGCCGCTCAACGCCGAGTTCCGCCTACGATATGCGAGCGGCGGCTGGCGCTGTGTGCATTCGCGAATCGTGCCCTTGCGCGACGGAGCCGGCAAGTTGTGCGGCTGGGTGGGCATGAGCGCCGACGTCACCGACCGAAAGGCCAAGGAGCTCGCGCAGCAGGAGGCGGAAGTGTTGCGTGGCGCGAGCCAGCGCAAAGACGAATTTTTGGCCATACTCGGTCACGAGCTTCGCAATCCGCTGGCGCCTTTGCGCAACACCATGGTGCTTTTCGCAAAGCTGCTTCCCGACAATTCCGAGCTTCGACGAATTCGTGAAATTGCAGAGCGGCAAGTTTTTCATTTGACCCGCCTCGTCGACGAACTGCTGGACGTGGCCAAGATAAGCTCCGGACAGATGGAGTTGACGAAAAAACGCGTCGAGCTGCGCGACATCGTCGACGCCGCGATCGCCAATGTCGATTTCACGATCAAGGAGCACCGCCACGAGCTCGAGGTCGAGCAGAGCTGCGCGGCGCTGGAGGTCGAGGGTGACGACGTCCGCCTCGTTCAGATCTTCTCGAACCTTCTCGATAACGCCGCCAAATACACCCATGAGAATGGCCGCATTCGCGTTTCCCTGAGTCGAGACGGTCACGACGGCCTCGTATCGATCAAGGACAATGGAATCGGCCTGTCTCCCGAATCCCTGACCCGCATCTTCGACGTCTTCTCGCGGGTCGAGCCGTCGGGTCGAAATCATATCGCCGGCTTGGGGCTCGGTCTCACGCTGGTGCGACGTCTCGCCGAGCTGCACGGCGGCGCTGTGAAGGCTCGCAGCGACGGTTTGGGAAAAGGCGCGGAATTCCTCGTGACGCTGCCTCTCGCCGAATCGGCTGGCGCGGTCATTGCGGTCGATGAGAGTCCTGAGAACGTCCCTACGGCAGGACGAACCATCCTGTTGGTCGATGACTATCGCGATGTGCTCGACAGCATGAAGATGCTGTTGGAAATGGAAGGTCACCGCGTTTCAATTGCGTGCGACGGGCGCAGCGCCCTGGAGAGCGCTGCCGAACAGGCGCCCGACATCGTGTTGCTGGACGTTGGCCTGCCGGATATGGATGGTTACGAACTGGCGCGACGGTTGCGTCGCCTCGAAGCGACATCAAAGTCTCTGCTGGTCGCTACGACGGGATTCGGCCAGTCGAAAGACTACGAGCGTTCCGCCGAGGCGGGCATCGATTACCATCTCGTGAAGCCTATCGATCTCGATTCTCTCAGGCAGATCATACGGAAATCACCGCTCCGCCGATGA
- the ppsA gene encoding phosphoenolpyruvate synthase: MIDMARQIVWFEEVTRDDVPSVGGKNASLGEMISRLTEKGVRTPSGFATTAQAYWRFIDSNGARNVIAATLDDLASGRIVLADAGRTIRNAILRGEWSSEMASAIVEAYRELGRRIGRDAPDVAVRSSATAEDLPNASFAGQQETYLNIRGERALLDACRRCYASLFTDRAISYRKAQGFDHMKVALSIGVQIMVRSDTGGAGVMFSLDTETGFDKVALINASWGLGENVVQGVVDPDEYVVFKPFLSNASLSPIIEKKRGSKLMKMIYAQVGDQPTRNVPTSKAERASFVLAEEDILTLSRWACLIEDHYGRPMDMEWAKDGETGELFIVQARPETVQSRREASALKSYRIGKKGRRICTGLAIGDAVATGKVCVIEDVHDIGRFVDGAILVTRTTDPDWAPIMKRAAAIVTEHGGRTSHAAIVSRELGLPAIVGAPDATRLLHDEQIVTLSCAEGDTGFVYDGVAEIEIEELDLAAVPATRVEVMLNLADPAAAFRWWRLPSDGVGLARMEFVINNHIKIHPMALVHYDSLTDEAAKKIIAEATVGYENKSDYFVEGLSRALGRIAASVHPRPVIVRMSDFKTNEYAALIGGAQFEPREENPMIGFRGASRYYSPRYQEGFALECRAIRRLREEMGFANVIVMIPFCRAVKEADRVLDVMVANGLKRGENGLQVYVMCEIPSNVILARAFAERFDGFSIGSNDLTQLTLGVDRDSAELSDLFDERDEAVKWMIRTVIDAAREAGAKVGLCGQAPSDHPDFAEFLVECGIDSVSVTPDSFVVVKQHVAAAES, encoded by the coding sequence ATGATCGACATGGCGCGGCAAATCGTCTGGTTCGAGGAAGTGACGCGCGACGATGTTCCGAGCGTCGGCGGAAAGAACGCCTCGCTCGGAGAGATGATTTCCCGACTCACCGAAAAAGGCGTTAGGACGCCCTCTGGATTTGCGACGACGGCGCAAGCCTATTGGCGCTTCATCGACAGCAATGGCGCGCGGAATGTCATCGCCGCGACGCTCGACGACCTCGCTTCCGGCCGCATCGTGCTCGCCGACGCCGGTCGAACAATTCGTAACGCCATTCTACGCGGCGAATGGTCGAGCGAAATGGCGAGCGCCATCGTCGAGGCCTATCGCGAGCTGGGTCGGCGCATCGGCAGGGACGCGCCCGATGTCGCGGTGAGGTCGAGCGCAACCGCCGAAGACCTGCCGAATGCGAGCTTCGCGGGACAGCAGGAGACCTATCTGAACATTCGTGGCGAGCGGGCCCTGCTCGACGCCTGTCGGCGGTGCTACGCCTCACTCTTCACGGATCGCGCGATAAGCTATCGCAAGGCGCAGGGTTTCGACCATATGAAAGTCGCGCTATCGATCGGCGTGCAGATCATGGTCCGGTCCGACACAGGCGGCGCGGGCGTGATGTTCTCGCTGGACACGGAGACAGGCTTCGACAAGGTCGCGCTCATCAACGCCTCTTGGGGGCTCGGCGAGAATGTCGTGCAGGGCGTAGTGGACCCGGATGAATATGTCGTGTTCAAGCCGTTCCTTTCCAATGCGTCACTGTCGCCGATCATCGAGAAGAAGCGCGGCAGCAAGCTGATGAAGATGATCTATGCGCAGGTCGGCGATCAGCCGACGCGCAATGTTCCGACGTCCAAGGCCGAGCGCGCCTCCTTCGTGCTCGCAGAGGAGGACATTCTGACTCTGTCTCGCTGGGCCTGTCTGATCGAGGACCATTATGGCCGGCCAATGGATATGGAATGGGCCAAGGATGGCGAGACCGGCGAGCTCTTCATCGTCCAGGCGCGTCCGGAGACGGTTCAATCGCGACGCGAGGCGAGCGCGCTGAAGTCTTATCGCATAGGCAAGAAAGGCCGCAGGATCTGCACGGGATTGGCGATCGGCGACGCGGTGGCGACCGGCAAGGTCTGCGTCATAGAGGATGTTCACGACATTGGTCGCTTCGTCGACGGCGCCATATTGGTCACGCGCACGACCGATCCGGATTGGGCGCCCATCATGAAGCGGGCCGCGGCGATCGTGACCGAGCATGGCGGGCGCACCTCGCATGCGGCTATCGTCAGCCGCGAGCTCGGATTGCCGGCGATCGTCGGCGCGCCGGATGCGACGCGACTGCTCCACGACGAGCAGATCGTCACCTTGTCCTGCGCCGAAGGCGACACGGGATTCGTTTATGATGGCGTTGCCGAGATCGAGATCGAGGAGCTCGATCTCGCCGCCGTTCCGGCGACGCGCGTCGAGGTCATGCTCAATCTCGCCGATCCCGCCGCGGCCTTTCGATGGTGGCGTCTTCCTTCCGACGGAGTCGGTCTCGCGAGGATGGAGTTCGTCATCAACAATCATATCAAGATCCATCCGATGGCGCTCGTCCATTATGATTCATTGACGGACGAGGCGGCCAAAAAGATCATCGCCGAGGCGACGGTCGGTTACGAGAACAAGAGCGACTATTTCGTCGAAGGGCTCTCGCGGGCGCTCGGCCGCATCGCCGCCTCCGTTCATCCGCGGCCGGTCATCGTGCGCATGAGCGATTTCAAGACCAATGAATACGCCGCTCTGATCGGCGGCGCCCAATTCGAGCCCAGGGAAGAAAATCCGATGATCGGCTTCCGCGGCGCGTCGCGTTATTACTCTCCGCGCTATCAAGAAGGGTTCGCGCTCGAATGCCGCGCCATACGCCGACTTCGCGAAGAAATGGGATTTGCGAATGTCATCGTGATGATCCCCTTCTGCCGGGCGGTCAAGGAGGCGGATCGCGTGCTCGATGTCATGGTGGCCAATGGGTTGAAACGCGGTGAGAACGGGCTTCAGGTCTATGTCATGTGCGAGATTCCCTCTAATGTCATTCTCGCCCGCGCCTTTGCGGAGCGCTTCGATGGTTTCTCGATCGGCAGCAATGATCTCACGCAGCTCACTCTCGGCGTCGACCGAGACTCGGCGGAGCTCTCCGATCTGTTCGACGAGAGGGACGAGGCGGTGAAATGGATGATCCGCACCGTCATCGACGCCGCGCGCGAGGCAGGAGCCAAGGTCGGGCTGTGCGGGCAAGCGCCGAGCGACCATCCCGATTTCGCTGAATTCCTGGTCGAATGCGGGATCGATTCCGTGTCGGTGACGCCCGACAGCTTCGTCGTCGTGAAGCAGCATGTGGCGGCTGCGGAAAGTTGA
- a CDS encoding SagB/ThcOx family dehydrogenase, which produces MSTLTKLALGMMGRLRPKPARDVAAAQIALPPPHKEGGMPLMEALAERRSSREFAPDELSLQLLSDLLWAADGVNRAEGGRTAPSALDAQEIDVYVALPSGAYLYIAATHALELLAASDMRRVTGYQDFVDDAPLDLVFVADHARMALVPVAQRESFASVAAGAISQNVYLFAASAGLATVIRAWIDREAIAQALGLDHDHQVLLS; this is translated from the coding sequence ATGAGCACGCTGACCAAGCTCGCGCTCGGCATGATGGGGCGGCTGCGTCCGAAACCTGCGCGAGACGTCGCTGCAGCGCAGATCGCGCTTCCCCCTCCGCACAAGGAAGGCGGAATGCCATTGATGGAGGCGCTCGCCGAGCGGCGTTCGTCTCGGGAGTTTGCGCCTGACGAGCTGTCCTTGCAGCTCTTGTCAGACCTGTTGTGGGCCGCGGACGGCGTGAATAGAGCCGAAGGCGGACGGACTGCGCCCTCCGCTTTGGACGCTCAGGAAATCGACGTCTATGTCGCGCTGCCTTCCGGCGCTTATCTCTATATCGCAGCCACGCACGCCCTGGAGCTGCTCGCAGCGAGCGACATGAGGCGCGTGACCGGCTATCAGGATTTCGTCGATGACGCGCCGCTCGATCTGGTGTTCGTCGCCGACCATGCGAGAATGGCGCTCGTGCCGGTCGCTCAGCGTGAGAGCTTCGCCTCGGTCGCGGCCGGCGCGATCTCGCAGAATGTATATTTATTCGCGGCGAGCGCGGGCCTCGCCACTGTGATCCGCGCCTGGATCGATCGCGAGGCGATCGCGCAGGCGCTGGGGCTCGACCACGACCATCAGGTGCTGTTGTCATAG
- a CDS encoding AAA family ATPase, with translation MTPLPVTPAHQLADRPPDKDWLVTGLWSQEAVGIIGGEPKCCKSFLALDLAVAVAGGAPCLRRFGVPKPGRVLLYAAEDAAHIVRRRIEGIGAAAGLSIFDLDIQVITAPSLRLDLDADRASLEETIARLEPRLLILDPFVRLHRIDENISGEVAPLLAFLRQLQRRHGLAVILVHHARKNASSMRAGQGLRGSSEFHAWGDSNLYLRRDGDALTLTVEHRAASAMPAIRLELTERADALALEVVDGRPQPAQGAEARSIDERIVAALAEAGAPQPFADLRALCRVRTTTLYQRLAAMAAAGRIVKSTDGYRLATG, from the coding sequence CCAGACAAGGACTGGCTGGTCACGGGGTTGTGGTCCCAAGAAGCGGTCGGCATCATCGGCGGCGAGCCCAAATGCTGCAAATCCTTCCTCGCGCTAGATCTGGCCGTCGCCGTCGCCGGCGGCGCGCCCTGCCTGAGGCGATTTGGCGTACCCAAGCCCGGCCGCGTCCTGCTATACGCCGCCGAGGACGCGGCGCACATCGTCCGGCGCCGGATCGAGGGCATCGGCGCTGCGGCCGGCCTCTCCATCTTTGATCTCGACATCCAGGTCATCACCGCCCCGTCGCTGCGCCTCGATCTCGACGCCGATCGCGCCAGCCTCGAGGAAACCATCGCGCGGCTGGAGCCGCGCCTGCTCATCCTCGACCCCTTCGTGCGCCTGCATCGCATCGACGAAAACATCAGCGGCGAAGTGGCGCCGCTGCTGGCGTTCCTGCGTCAGCTCCAACGCCGTCACGGCCTCGCCGTGATCCTCGTCCACCACGCGAGAAAGAACGCGAGCAGCATGCGTGCGGGCCAAGGCCTACGTGGTTCCTCAGAGTTCCATGCCTGGGGCGACTCCAACCTCTATCTCCGCCGAGACGGCGACGCGCTCACCCTGACCGTCGAGCACCGCGCCGCGTCGGCCATGCCCGCCATCAGGCTCGAGCTCACCGAGCGCGCCGACGCGCTCGCCCTCGAGGTCGTGGACGGCAGGCCACAACCCGCACAGGGCGCAGAAGCACGCTCGATCGACGAGCGCATCGTCGCGGCCCTCGCGGAAGCCGGCGCGCCGCAGCCCTTTGCCGATCTGCGCGCCTTGTGCCGCGTGCGCACCACCACGCTCTATCAGCGTCTGGCCGCCATGGCCGCCGCGGGCCGCATCGTCAAATCGACGGACGGCTATCGCCTCGCCACGGGCTGA